From a single Thermothielavioides terrestris NRRL 8126 chromosome 1, complete sequence genomic region:
- a CDS encoding SIR2 family histone deacetylase-like protein, whose translation PRDPKAMAPSADYNSIAAFHAKLARSRRILAVCGAGLSAASGLPTFRGAGGLWRNYDATELATPEAFEADPGLVWMFYAYRRHMALQAKPNPGHYALAALARKNPDFLCLTQNVDNLHSRAGHPPEQLHLLHGSLFTIKCDSPSCSWTDPANFDDPFCPALAAAAEDAPASPDQIHPLLDPNNPLPPLPPSDLPHCPQCRTGLQRPGVVWFGEPLSRPMLDAVNAWIARDAVDVVLVIGTSSVVYPAAGFAEAARAPGGRTSVVTVNLEIGPGVLRGMREEDFAFEGDAAVLLPKLLAPVIGDLEG comes from the exons CCCCGCGACCCAAAAGCCATGGCGCCGAGCGCCGACTACAACAGCATCGCCGCGTTCCACGCGAAGCTCGCCCGCAGCAGGCGGATCCTGGCCGTGTGCGGGGCCGggctctcggcggcgtcgggcctGCCCACcttccgcggcgccggcggcctgtgGCGGAACTACGACGCCACCGAGCTGGCCACGCCCGAGGCCTTCGAGGCCGATCCGGGGCTGGTGTGGATGTTTTATGCTTAT CGACGGCACATGGCCCTACAAGCCAAGCCCAACCCTGGCCACTacgccctggccgccctggCGCGGAAGAACCCCGACTTCCTCTGCCTGACGCAGAACGTCGACA ACCTGCATTCGCGCGCCGGCCACCCGCCGGAGCAgctccacctcctccacgGCTCGCTCTTCACCATCAAGTGCGACTCGCCGTCGTGCTCCTGGACCGACCCGGCCAACTTTGACGACCCGTTCTGCccggccctcgccgccgccgcagaggACGCCCCGGCGTCGCCTGACCAGATCC ACCCGCTCCTAGACCCAAACAACCCTCTCCCTCCGCTCCCGCCATCCGACCTCCCGCACTGCCCGCAGTGCCGCAccggcctgcagcgcccGGGCGTGGTCTGGTTCGGCGAGCCGCTGTCGCGGCCCATGCTGGACGCCGTCAACGCCTGGATCgcccgcgacgccgtcgacgtcgtgCTCGTCATCGGCACCAGCTCCGTCGTGTACCCGGCCGCCGGgttcgccgaggccgcgcgcgcccCCGGCGGCCGCACCAGCGTCGTCACGGTCAACCTGGAGATCGGGCCCGGCGTGCTGCGGGGGATGCGCGAGGAGGATTTCGCGTTCGAGGGGGACGCGGCTGTGCTGTTGCCGAAGTTGTTGGCGCCTGTGATTGGGGATTTGGAGGGG